The following coding sequences lie in one Bacteroides helcogenes P 36-108 genomic window:
- a CDS encoding PG0541 family transporter-associated protein, with protein MKSVLITFDQAYYERIIATLDRLSCRGFTYWEQVRGRGSKTGDPHYGSHAWPSMCSAILAMVDDEKVDPLLEVLHNMDRQTEQLGLRAFVWNIEKTI; from the coding sequence ATGAAATCCGTATTAATTACATTCGATCAAGCATATTATGAACGCATCATTGCCACTTTGGACAGATTGAGCTGTCGTGGCTTCACATATTGGGAACAAGTGCGCGGGCGCGGCAGTAAGACGGGTGATCCGCATTATGGAAGTCATGCATGGCCTTCCATGTGTTCTGCCATCCTTGCGATGGTGGATGACGAAAAAGTAGATCCCTTGTTGGAAGTCCTGCATAATATGGACAGACAAACCGAGCAATTGGGGCTGAGAGCATTTGTCTGGAATATCGAAAAGACCATTTAG
- a CDS encoding SGNH/GDSL hydrolase family protein — protein sequence MEKNVLKHTGLLVFVVVVTLLLIHLLPGITIGGHVMRRVDILGDVRNVPEPIIEPDSLLPPLPKVKPAFVDTCRTGMTCIEDYSDSTLRGMTKFYRAIDELKEKPRPVRIAYFGDSFIEADILTADLREMLQKKYGGCGVGFVTITSMTSGYRPTVRHSFGGWQSHSIMDSVFFDRSKQGVSGHYFISHAGAYVELKGQKSYASRLDTCQRASIFFYNRGEAVLTVRVNREETVTETFEPINDLQQMTVEGHIGSVRWTVERADSTLFYGLALDGTSGIALDNFSLRGTSGLSLRSVPVWMMRKFNEQRPYDLIVLQYGLNVATERGRNYDKYIAGMRTTLQHLKEAFPQAAILVVSVGDRDYKTEDGDLRTMPGIKNLVRYQQNLAADEAVAFWNMFEAMGGDGSMAGMVHAKPSLANYDYTHINFRGGKYLAELLYKALIYGKEQYDKRRAYEEAEP from the coding sequence ATGGAGAAGAATGTTTTGAAACATACGGGTTTGTTGGTGTTCGTTGTGGTAGTGACGTTACTGTTGATACACCTGTTGCCGGGCATTACGATAGGCGGGCACGTGATGAGGCGTGTGGACATCTTGGGAGATGTGCGGAATGTTCCCGAACCGATAATTGAGCCTGACAGTCTGCTGCCTCCGCTGCCCAAAGTAAAGCCTGCTTTTGTAGATACCTGCCGCACGGGAATGACTTGCATCGAAGATTACAGCGATTCCACTTTGCGGGGAATGACGAAGTTCTATCGTGCCATTGATGAACTGAAGGAAAAGCCCCGTCCCGTGCGAATTGCCTATTTCGGTGATTCTTTTATTGAAGCCGATATTCTGACGGCAGATTTGCGTGAGATGCTTCAAAAGAAATATGGCGGTTGCGGCGTGGGATTTGTCACCATCACTTCCATGACCAGTGGTTACCGTCCTACAGTACGTCACTCTTTCGGAGGATGGCAGAGCCATTCTATAATGGATTCTGTTTTTTTTGACCGCAGCAAGCAGGGAGTGTCCGGACATTACTTCATTTCACATGCCGGTGCATACGTAGAGTTGAAAGGGCAGAAATCGTACGCTTCCAGACTGGATACCTGCCAACGTGCCAGTATCTTTTTCTACAATCGTGGTGAAGCCGTCCTTACGGTACGTGTAAATCGTGAAGAGACTGTCACTGAAACCTTCGAGCCTATCAATGATTTACAGCAGATGACTGTGGAAGGGCATATCGGTTCTGTGCGCTGGACGGTAGAGAGGGCCGATTCCACTCTTTTCTATGGTCTTGCCTTGGATGGTACTTCCGGCATTGCGCTGGACAACTTCTCTTTGCGTGGCACTTCCGGTCTTTCCCTCCGTTCGGTTCCTGTGTGGATGATGCGCAAGTTCAACGAACAGCGTCCCTACGATTTGATAGTCCTGCAATACGGTTTGAACGTGGCTACCGAGCGTGGGCGGAATTATGATAAATACATTGCAGGCATGCGGACAACGTTACAACATTTGAAGGAGGCTTTTCCACAGGCAGCCATTTTGGTGGTCAGTGTGGGTGATCGTGACTATAAGACGGAAGACGGAGATTTGCGTACGATGCCCGGTATCAAAAATTTGGTTCGCTACCAGCAGAATCTGGCTGCAGATGAGGCTGTTGCTTTCTGGAATATGTTCGAGGCAATGGGCGGGGATGGCAGTATGGCGGGGATGGTGCATGCCAAGCCGTCATTGGCCAATTACGATTATACGCATATCAACTTCCGTGGTGGCAAATATCTGGCGGAACTTCTTTATAAGGCACTGATTTACGGTAAGGAACAATATGACAAAAGGAGGGCCTATGAAGAAGCGGAACCATAG
- a CDS encoding SGNH/GDSL hydrolase family protein, with product MKKRNHRYIQWNGLLFTICCTVLLVVLSGMSSLYAQDALPDIPSGHRRGKNCDTLYLRSQRTDTVKIPLITFPAAFRQLKENELTDSLGLLKPFWEKLHRLYIGVSADTVRIVHVGDSHIRGHIFPRTVGELMQHTFGAVSYTDVGINGASCVTFTQSGRIEEIAALHPDLLILSFGTNESHNRRYNILLHYHQIDDLVRMLRDKLPGVPMLMTTPPGSYESFRQSRRHYVYKINPRTSVAVQTISRYADENGLAVWDMYEILGGTRRACLNWKEAGLMRPDHVHYLPDGYRLQGELFHQALLKAYNDYVEY from the coding sequence ATGAAGAAGCGGAACCATAGGTATATACAGTGGAACGGCTTGCTGTTTACGATTTGTTGCACTGTACTGCTGGTCGTTCTTTCCGGTATGTCTTCGCTTTATGCGCAGGATGCACTTCCCGATATTCCTTCCGGACATAGGAGGGGTAAGAATTGCGATACTCTCTATCTCCGTTCACAACGTACGGATACGGTAAAGATTCCTTTGATAACTTTCCCTGCCGCCTTTCGACAACTGAAGGAAAATGAACTTACGGATAGCCTCGGGCTCCTGAAGCCATTTTGGGAGAAACTTCACCGGTTGTATATCGGTGTTTCTGCAGATACTGTGCGTATAGTCCATGTGGGAGACAGCCATATTCGCGGGCATATTTTTCCTCGTACTGTCGGTGAACTGATGCAGCATACTTTCGGCGCTGTTTCTTATACGGATGTGGGCATCAACGGTGCTTCCTGCGTCACTTTCACTCAATCCGGCCGCATTGAGGAGATTGCTGCGCTTCATCCCGACCTGCTTATTCTCTCTTTTGGAACAAATGAAAGCCATAACCGTCGTTATAACATATTGCTGCACTATCATCAGATTGACGACCTTGTGCGGATGCTTCGTGACAAATTGCCTGGTGTACCGATGCTTATGACTACTCCTCCGGGGTCATACGAGAGTTTTCGTCAGAGCCGTCGTCACTATGTCTATAAAATTAATCCGCGTACGTCAGTTGCCGTGCAGACCATTAGCCGTTATGCCGATGAGAATGGCTTGGCTGTCTGGGATATGTATGAAATACTGGGTGGGACTCGCCGCGCCTGTCTCAATTGGAAGGAAGCCGGACTGATGCGCCCCGATCATGTGCACTATCTGCCTGACGGTTATCGTCTGCAAGGCGAACTGTTTCATCAAGCCTTATTAAAAGCTTATAATGATTATGTGGAATATTGA
- a CDS encoding MBOAT family O-acyltransferase, which produces MWNIDEFFSGLDIDLNRVCDIFMYDPHSPMIFSSGVFLWLFAAFTLVYLLLQRRTTARLLFVTLFSYFFYYKSSGTYFFLLAVVTVCDFFIARLMVRESVSWRRKAWVMLSLAINLGLLCYFKYTNFFGGFIASLTGGTFAALDIFLPVGISFFTFQSLSYTIDVYRREITPLANLLDYAFYVSFFPQLVAGPIVRAKDFIPQIRRPLFVSHEMFGRGIFLIVSGLFKKAIISDYISVNFVERIFDNPTLYSGVENLMGVYGYALQIYCDFSGYSDMAIGIALLLGFHFNINFDSPYKSASITEFWRRWHISLSSWLKDYLYISLGGNRRGKIRQYVNLIITMFLGGLWHGASWNFVLWGMLHGVALAVHKFWMGIAGRKKGTHSRGILRFFDILVTFHFVCFCWIFFRNAEFSASIDMLRQIFTAFRPQLLPQLLEGYWSVFALMALGYFLHFAPGSWERGCTKAVVRLPLLGKAVLMVVIIYLVIQMKSSEIQPFIYFQF; this is translated from the coding sequence ATGTGGAATATTGATGAATTCTTTTCTGGACTTGATATAGACCTGAACCGGGTATGCGATATCTTTATGTACGATCCCCATTCGCCAATGATATTCAGCAGCGGTGTTTTTCTTTGGCTGTTTGCTGCATTTACATTGGTTTATCTGCTGTTGCAACGTCGTACAACGGCTCGGTTGCTGTTTGTTACTCTGTTCTCTTACTTTTTTTATTATAAGAGTAGCGGGACGTATTTCTTTCTGCTGGCAGTTGTCACGGTGTGCGATTTCTTCATTGCTCGCCTGATGGTTCGTGAATCTGTGTCATGGCGGCGCAAGGCATGGGTGATGCTGAGTTTGGCCATCAATTTGGGGCTGTTGTGCTACTTCAAGTACACCAATTTCTTCGGTGGGTTCATAGCTTCTCTAACGGGCGGCACATTTGCGGCATTGGATATATTTCTTCCGGTGGGTATCTCATTCTTTACTTTTCAGTCTCTGAGTTATACCATTGATGTGTATCGCCGGGAGATAACGCCCCTCGCTAATCTGTTGGATTATGCTTTCTATGTGTCTTTTTTCCCTCAGTTGGTAGCGGGGCCTATTGTACGTGCCAAGGACTTCATACCGCAGATACGCCGGCCGCTGTTTGTCTCCCATGAAATGTTCGGACGGGGAATCTTCCTCATCGTCAGCGGGCTGTTCAAGAAAGCGATTATATCAGACTATATCAGTGTGAACTTTGTAGAGCGCATCTTCGACAATCCTACTCTCTATTCGGGGGTGGAGAATCTGATGGGTGTTTACGGCTATGCTTTGCAGATTTATTGTGACTTCTCCGGATATAGCGACATGGCCATCGGTATTGCTCTGCTGCTGGGCTTTCACTTCAACATTAACTTCGATTCTCCTTATAAGTCCGCTTCCATCACGGAGTTCTGGAGGAGGTGGCACATCTCGCTTTCCAGTTGGTTGAAAGATTATCTGTACATTTCGTTGGGAGGTAACCGGAGGGGAAAAATCCGCCAGTATGTCAATCTCATTATCACTATGTTTCTGGGTGGATTGTGGCATGGTGCTTCCTGGAATTTTGTGTTGTGGGGGATGTTGCATGGCGTTGCGCTTGCCGTCCATAAGTTCTGGATGGGCATTGCCGGCAGGAAAAAAGGAACGCATAGTCGCGGCATTTTGCGTTTTTTCGATATACTTGTCACTTTCCATTTTGTATGTTTCTGCTGGATATTTTTCCGCAATGCAGAGTTTTCTGCTTCGATAGATATGTTGAGGCAGATATTCACAGCATTCCGTCCGCAACTTCTCCCGCAATTGCTGGAAGGTTATTGGAGTGTGTTTGCTTTGATGGCATTGGGGTATTTCCTGCATTTTGCGCCTGGCAGTTGGGAGCGTGGTTGCACCAAAGCGGTCGTCCGTCTTCCGTTGCTTGGCAAGGCGGTGTTGATGGTCGTTATCATTTACTTGGTTATTCAGATGAAAAGCTCGGAGATACAGCCGTTCATTTACTTTCAGTTTTAA